Proteins co-encoded in one Bos taurus isolate L1 Dominette 01449 registration number 42190680 breed Hereford chromosome X, ARS-UCD2.0, whole genome shotgun sequence genomic window:
- the LOC107131991 gene encoding non-histone chromosomal protein HMG-14-like encodes MPQRRVSAVQSAVKREPKRCARLSVKLVATNVKMNPEKAAGKAKSLGRKVQTNGKRETNGKQAEETKELKTDLPEKNRERAESGLS; translated from the coding sequence ATGCCCCAGAGGAGGGTCAGCGCAGTCCAAAGTGCAGTGAAGAGAGAGCCCAAGAGATGTGCAAGGTTGTCAGTTAAACTTGTTGCtacaaatgtgaaaatgaatCCCGAGAAGGCAGCAGGAAAGGCTAAATCCTTAGGCAGAAAAGTGCAAACAAACGGGAAAAGGGAAACAAATGGCAAACAGGCTGAAGAGACTAAGGAGCTGAAGACTGACCTGCCAGAAAAGAACAGAGAACGAGCAGAATCTGGCCTCTCATGA